TATCTTCCCTTACTACGATCCATCTTATATAATGTATCTTCTCTTACTACGATCCATCTTAACATGTCAATAATCCAGAAAACGGTTATATTGTGATTATTATTTAATGCCTTCATTGCAGATTCTGACTATGTATGAAGAGAACTATCCTGAGAGCCTAAAAAAGGTGCTATTAATCAAAGGTGAGTGATTGTCGCACCAGTAAAATCACTGCATTGTGATGCTGTTTAATAATAAACAGTTCTGAACTCTTTTAatgctttaatttttatttctatagccCCTAAACTCTTCCCTATTGCATACAACTTGATCAAACACTTCTTGCGTGAGGAAACAAGGCAGAAGATTGCTGTGTTGGGATGTAAGTTGTCTAACTAGTACGGTTTATTAAGGCAAACATCATGATTGTGATTGCGACAGCATGAATGTCACCTCACAAATGGGAATTTCTCTTTTGATCTCCACCTTCCAGCCAACTGGCAAGAGGTGTTGAGGAACTATGTGGATGAAGATCAGTTACCTGTGGTTTATGGAGGCTCCATGACGGATCCTGATGGAAACCCTCTCTGCAAGACCATGGTGAGATTTACTAGTCAACAAGAGAATCTTGAATCAATATTTAGTTGTCTCTTCTCATCTGACTCTTCCTCCCAGTTACGTTATGGCGGTGTAGTGCCAAAGTCCTACTATGTACGGGACTCTATCAAAGTGCAGTATGACCAGTGCGTCACAGTTAGCCGTGGCTCTTCATACCAGCTAGATTATGAGGTGCTCTTTCCAAACTGCGTACTACGGTAAGTACCATTTTTTTGAGTGCTAAGTTATGCATAGCTGTATTGCAAAATGGCTGGTTCACACAGAACGCAATTTTGCTTTGAAAACACGACTGGGGGAAACCCGCAAGGCCacaattttaacattaataCCATGGGGAAAAACTGCCACAtagaaatgttttatataatctcataatttggcactttaagacctgatgcacgGATGCATTTGCTTTCTCAACTCTTTTTGTTcactttaaacttttttaattgACTGTACTCTTGTACTCCATTGTGAAGCGACCTTGGGTTCTTGAAAGGTACTATAAacaataaacattattattattattattaaaacaaaactGACTGTTAAGTGAATACTCCATATAGTGTAACCAACAATATGCATCCGGAGCTATTGAAACGAGTGAGTGAGGGGAGGCGGGTTTGTGTGTCTCTCGCTGTTGGAAAgatgatagagtgaaaaaaaaagtgcagGTGCTACCATGTATCTATTGTGCAGAAATTATTGTACGGGTTATGCTACTATTCCATCTTTACCATAACTAGTCCTTCATTTGAGATTAAACTAGTAGAATACAAGTAGTCATCACTGCCTTTTCCCAATCCAGATGGCAGTTTGCAAGCGAGGGGTCTGATATCGGTTTTGGACTTTACCTCAAGACAAAAGGGAATGAGACAAAGAAAGTGGAAGCCATGCAGGAAATACTGCCGACGGAACGTTACAATTCCCATCTAGTTCCAGAGGATGGATCCTACACCTGTGAAGGACCAGGCATCTGTATGTTTGTTTTGAAGTTTTCGTCTCTTAGTTCTTGGTGATATTCCAAGCAACTGAATGATAAAAGAAGCATGTATTTGCTgacaattaattattatttatgctgACAATAATCTTTTTCTCTCTATAGATGTGGTTCGATTTGACAACACTTACAGTGTGATCCATTCAAAGAAGGTCAGCTTCACCGTGGACGTGCTTCTACCCGAGGGACACTCAGGAAAACAGGCATAAAGCCCGACTGGAACCGGACTTTAAGTCATATATCCAGCATTAGATAAGATTACTCATGTCCTCACATCACCAATGCAATGTATGGACTCTGACCACAGGAAATCAGAAGTACTACACTAGAGGTTTTAATTTCACAGTTTTTAgatcattattattaaaaataattatgagAAGCAAACACAGATAGTTCCTAAAAGATGTTGTATGAACTGATTCCGATATTTGAATTACAACTGTGTATGATAAATGGAAGCAGATATAGACTGATGGGGACTATTTGGTCAGTATAgagaatgtgaaataactgtaATTATGTCCTTATGAGATTAGCTCTCAATGAATGTTGCTGAATGGCATTAATTCATAAAACTTAACCCATGTCAACTCATTTAATGGTTATATTCTACTATTATTGGTAGTAATCCTTGTAAAATGTAGTTATAGCAACCTCTTGTGTAATCTTGAGTATTTTAAATGGACACATGATTATGCACTAATCTGAGAATAAAACACGATGCTGATGAGTCTGTGTTTGTAACATTAGAGGGCGCACTTTCATCACATTCTAGATTCATCTGGATGAAATTATGGTCTGCTTTTACACCTACAGTCTGGTTTTACACGCATCCACAAACAACAAATCCACGTACATTACGGCTGACCATTGCCGTTGattaatttactttttattactgtaatacaaaaacaatataggcttattatttaaattgtagGCTAATACTAATACAAAAATTATTAGTTCCATACTGATAAGCGTTAGCTACAGTAAAGGGCACTGAGGGGAAAATGTGCGAAAATTGTCATCTAAATACTaccaaattaatatttttttatccaaaaatgtatatttttttcacCATTTGATTGTCTGATGAAATTCACCAGGGCACACTAGGCTCGTGCTATTACATAACACCACCACGCGCTACAATACTGTGGCGCGAGCAAGAATAAATCAAGACGGTAGaagaaaactaaatatataGTATATCATTTTTAATCGAAAACGTGTTAGATTCTTACATTGATTTATACTACcacaatttattatttaaaaaatattacctCATAGTACCACAAGACGTTTATTAGAGCAAACgtgatgtatttttaaataagaaCGCGCACGGATGTATTTTTTTAACGTTTCACGTCATTTTTCCACAGTATTGAAAGTGGGCGTTGCGCAAATgtgcattattcaaatgaggGGGCAGGGTCCGCGTGTGGCATCGATGACGTGACGTAAGGTCCAGCCTTTCCGAGAGAGCGCAACAAACATGGCGACAGAGCGGAGCGGACAGGGGTGTCTTCTAACTTTCATCGTGTTCCTCTGGAGCTCTGTCGGCGGGCGAACGGAGACCTCGAGCCAGGGTTCCAGCAGTCAGATCCTGGGCATGCGGTTGGAGAGGAGCGACAAAGCGGCCAGCACGACGGAGGACGGGCTCATCCAGGTAACGGAGGAGAGTCGCGTCTTGCTCCGGTTTTATGGGGTGCACCTGAGCACGGACGCAGCATCCCAAATCAGGTTCACGGAGTATGTGGACACGGGGAACAGTGACACGTTTAACAGGACTTGTGAGGATTTCACCAAAGACATGGACATCAGCAACTACATGAACGTGAGCAGTAGGGGTACATCGGGTTTGGTGAGTGTGTATGTAAAGCCAATGCGTAAAAGTGAACGAGAGAAAACCTACAGCCTGTGTGTCAGGCAGGGTTTG
The window above is part of the Pseudorasbora parva isolate DD20220531a chromosome 23, ASM2467924v1, whole genome shotgun sequence genome. Proteins encoded here:
- the sec14l7 gene encoding SEC14-like protein 2, with product MSARSQCSSVFDAGSGSMSGRVGDLSPKQTEALAQFREKIADVSDQLSNQTDHYLLRWLRARSFNVPKAEAMLRKHLEFRKHMKVDTIIDNWRPPEVIERYVAGGMCGYDREGSPIWYDIIGPLDPKGLLLSASKQDCLRTKVRDAELLRQECEKQSRKLGKHIESITIIYDCEGLGMKHLWKPVVEMYGEILTMYEENYPESLKKVLLIKAPKLFPIAYNLIKHFLREETRQKIAVLGSNWQEVLRNYVDEDQLPVVYGGSMTDPDGNPLCKTMLRYGGVVPKSYYVRDSIKVQYDQCVTVSRGSSYQLDYEVLFPNCVLRWQFASEGSDIGFGLYLKTKGNETKKVEAMQEILPTERYNSHLVPEDGSYTCEGPGIYVVRFDNTYSVIHSKKVSFTVDVLLPEGHSGKQA